A segment of the Dehalococcoidia bacterium genome:
GAACGCATACGGGCACGGCGCTCCAGCGGTCGCCCGGGCGGCGGTCGAAGCGGGCGCGGCGGGCCTCGGCGTTGTCTGCGTCGACGAGGGCGAAGAGCTGCGCCGCGCAGGCATCGACGCGCCCGTGCTGATCGTCGGTCACGCCCAGACGTCGGAAGCAGAGCGCATCGTGGAACTGGGGCTGACGCCGACCGTCACGTCGATGCAAGCGGCGCTCGCGCTATCACGCTTCGCGACGGATCGCGACGTCGAACAGCCGGTGCACGTCGAACTCGAGAGCGGGCTCAATCGCAACGGCCTGATGGTGAATGAGTTGGTGCGCTTCGCGGAGGCCGTGCGCAAGCTGCCCGGCATCGTCATCGAAGGGCTGTACACGCACTTTGCCGCCGCGGAGGAAGGCGACACGGCGTTCACGCACGAGCAATACGAAGCGCTGATCGCCGCGGCGGAGCGCCTGCCCTGGATCCCGATGCGCCACTGCGCGGCATCGGCGAGCGTGTTGAACGCCCCGCACATGGCGTTGGAGATGGTACGGGCGGGACTCGGCATCTACGGCTATCATCCGGCGCCGCGGGGCGACGATGCCGCCGACCTGCGGCCGGTGCTGACGCTGAAGAGCCGCATCGCGCGGCTGGTCGATGTGGAGCCGGGCGCGACGGTGGGCTATGGACGGACGTGGACTGCGGCGCGGCCGTCGAAGATCGCGCTGATCATGTGCGGTTACGCCGACGGCTACCGCCGCGCGCTCTCAGGACGCGCGAGCGTGCTCGTGCGGGGCTGCCGAGCGCCGATTGCGGGCCGGATCGCGATGGATATGTGCACGGCCGATGTCACGGGCGTGCCGGGCGTTGCGCCGGATGACGAGGTCGTTATCATGGGCCGGCAGGGCTCGGAGGTGGTCGACGCCGACGAGCTTGCAGGGCTTGCCGACACGATCTCGTGGGAGATCCTGGCCGGGATCAGCGCGCGCGTGCCGAGGATCTACCTGCGCGACGGCGTCGCGGTGGCCCAGACGACGCTGAACGAGCGGTCGCCGGAGCCAATCGACGCCGTGGCTCCCGCCTGAGCGCCGCCCGCAACTTCGAGGAAACAGCTATGCCTTCGCAGACACCCAACGTGTTCACGTTCCCGCGCAATGAACCGGGGACCGAGGGCCATCTGGAACTCGTCGAGCCGCTGCGTACGGTGCCGCGCAGCGCCGCTGATGCCGTGCGCGGGCTTTCGGAGGCGATGCTTCGTTACGCGCCGGCGGACGACGGATGGTGCATCAAGGAGATCATCGGGCACTTGCGTGACGCCGCGGAGGTCTACCACAAGCGCCTGTACATGATATCCACGCAGACGGATCCGGTGCTGCAGCCGTACGACCCCGATGCGTTCGCCCGCGAGCACAACTACATCGAGCGTGACATCGAAGAGATGCTCAATGACCTGCGCCTGTTCCGGGGCGACACGGTGCAATTGCTGACGACGCTCGTGAAC
Coding sequences within it:
- the alr gene encoding alanine racemase is translated as MQEPRDRWTGRPVWAEIDLDALSHNVRTLAEPAAPARLYAIVKANAYGHGAPAVARAAVEAGAAGLGVVCVDEGEELRRAGIDAPVLIVGHAQTSEAERIVELGLTPTVTSMQAALALSRFATDRDVEQPVHVELESGLNRNGLMVNELVRFAEAVRKLPGIVIEGLYTHFAAAEEGDTAFTHEQYEALIAAAERLPWIPMRHCAASASVLNAPHMALEMVRAGLGIYGYHPAPRGDDAADLRPVLTLKSRIARLVDVEPGATVGYGRTWTAARPSKIALIMCGYADGYRRALSGRASVLVRGCRAPIAGRIAMDMCTADVTGVPGVAPDDEVVIMGRQGSEVVDADELAGLADTISWEILAGISARVPRIYLRDGVAVAQTTLNERSPEPIDAVAPA
- a CDS encoding DinB family protein; this translates as MPSQTPNVFTFPRNEPGTEGHLELVEPLRTVPRSAADAVRGLSEAMLRYAPADDGWCIKEIIGHLRDAAEVYHKRLYMISTQTDPVLQPYDPDAFAREHNYIERDIEEMLNDLRLFRGDTVQLLTTLVNWNWARTGRHLEDGRLSIRQLVELMIEHESEHLDDIRRLRERAVAELA